A portion of the Cyanobium sp. PCC 7001 genome contains these proteins:
- a CDS encoding glycosyltransferase family 2 protein: protein MSMSSLARVMAIIPVRDEAATIGAVVARLRGLGVGAIRVVDNGSTDASAALARAAGAEVVREPRAGYGRACWSGLQFLPDPVRWILFCDGDGSDDLAAVAAWRPLMDGADLILGNRCATAEGRARLTPVQRFGNRLATSLIRLGWGHAYADLGPLRLIRREALEAMAMADRGFGWTIEMQVKAVEAGLRIVECDVQQHPRRGGRSKISGTLRGSVGAGLGILSTVGRLYGRRLGLLP, encoded by the coding sequence ATGTCCATGAGCAGCCTGGCCAGGGTGATGGCGATCATCCCGGTGCGCGATGAGGCCGCCACCATCGGCGCGGTGGTGGCGCGGCTGCGGGGGCTGGGGGTGGGGGCGATCCGGGTGGTGGACAACGGCAGCACCGACGCCAGCGCGGCCCTGGCCCGGGCAGCGGGGGCGGAGGTGGTGCGGGAGCCGCGGGCCGGCTACGGCCGGGCCTGCTGGAGCGGGCTGCAGTTCCTGCCCGATCCGGTGCGCTGGATCCTGTTCTGCGATGGCGACGGCAGCGACGACCTGGCCGCCGTGGCCGCCTGGCGCCCCCTGATGGACGGGGCCGATCTCATCCTCGGCAACCGCTGTGCCACGGCCGAAGGCCGGGCCCGGCTCACGCCGGTGCAGCGCTTCGGCAACCGGCTGGCCACCAGTCTGATCCGGCTGGGCTGGGGCCATGCCTACGCCGATCTGGGCCCGCTGCGGCTGATCCGGCGGGAGGCCCTCGAGGCGATGGCCATGGCCGATCGGGGCTTCGGCTGGACGATCGAGATGCAGGTGAAGGCGGTCGAGGCGGGCCTGCGGATCGTGGAGTGCGACGTGCAGCAGCACCCCCGGCGCGGTGGCCGCTCCAAGATCTCGGGCACGCTCCGGGGCAGCGTGGGAGCGGGCCTGGGCATCCTCTCCACCGTGGGCCGGCTCTACGGGCGGCGGCTGGGGCTGCTGCCATGA
- a CDS encoding DUF547 domain-containing protein: protein MTFRSLLLLAGVLLLAGCRGGPSLADRANSTPQQQANGTPTRPAPRPPLDHSAYARVLERFVDRQGLVDYRGLQQEPRDLEAYVAAITAVEPDRFASWHPSEQIAFLLNAYNALTLASIIEQEPIRASIRDIPGVWKLRRHTVAGEGMTLDHIEHGILRKRYDEPRIHAALVCAAISCPPLRREPYTGPALDTQLDDQSRLWLSSPQGLVIGRGAQGEPGSVAISQIFQWFGDDWKRRYATSERFGDHEGQRAILNYISGYVSPADQAFLRNGDYRLTHLQYDWSLNQQ, encoded by the coding sequence ATGACCTTCCGCTCCCTGCTCCTGTTGGCCGGCGTGCTGCTGCTGGCCGGCTGCCGCGGCGGCCCCTCCCTGGCGGATCGGGCCAACAGCACGCCCCAGCAGCAAGCCAACGGAACCCCCACGCGCCCGGCGCCCCGGCCGCCCCTGGACCACAGCGCCTATGCCCGGGTGCTGGAGCGCTTCGTGGACCGGCAGGGTCTGGTGGATTACCGGGGTCTGCAGCAGGAGCCCCGGGATCTGGAGGCCTACGTGGCCGCCATCACCGCGGTGGAGCCCGACCGCTTCGCCAGCTGGCATCCCAGCGAGCAGATCGCCTTCCTGCTCAACGCCTACAACGCCCTCACCCTGGCCTCGATCATCGAGCAGGAGCCGATCCGCGCCAGCATCCGCGACATCCCCGGGGTGTGGAAGCTGCGGCGCCACACGGTGGCGGGGGAGGGGATGACCCTCGACCACATCGAGCACGGCATCCTGCGCAAGCGCTACGACGAGCCCCGCATCCATGCCGCCCTGGTGTGCGCCGCCATCAGCTGCCCGCCCCTGCGCCGCGAGCCCTACACCGGGCCGGCGCTCGACACCCAGCTGGATGATCAGTCGCGCCTCTGGCTCAGCAGCCCCCAGGGACTGGTGATCGGCCGCGGCGCCCAGGGGGAACCCGGCAGCGTGGCCATCTCGCAGATCTTCCAGTGGTTCGGCGACGACTGGAAACGCCGCTACGCCACCAGCGAACGCTTCGGCGACCACGAAGGCCAGCGCGCCATCCTGAACTACATCAGCGGCTACGTGAGCCCGGCGGACCAGGCCTTCCTGCGCAACGGCGACTACCGCCTCACCCATCTCCAGTACGACTGGTCGCTGAACCAGCAGTAG
- a CDS encoding DUF350 domain-containing protein — protein MTRPLLQLLFTVGWTVVGVVLIYAGIVLFDRLAPIDYRAEIRQGNVAAGLVLAAVILAVAAVVVTVIAT, from the coding sequence ATGACCCGTCCCCTCCTCCAGCTGCTTTTCACCGTGGGGTGGACCGTGGTGGGCGTTGTGCTCATCTACGCCGGCATCGTGCTGTTCGACCGGCTCGCCCCGATCGACTACCGCGCCGAGATCCGCCAGGGCAACGTGGCCGCCGGCCTGGTGCTGGCTGCCGTGATTCTGGCCGTGGCGGCGGTGGTGGTCACCGTGATCGCCACCTGA
- a CDS encoding DUF4178 domain-containing protein: MAVLVLLVLVAAAGLLLALQRFRRLRGRRRRAAVRERTLFDLQLGDIVQADGRDWVVEDRLLYEEEGFQWLEYLLRDGDEGRWLVVNEDDWLEVSWLETVPFTPPRPLPRQLEWEGEALTLREQGQATVTARLRTLNKRPGQCRYADYVGSGGRMLCVELWGSGEDQEAEVTAGHRIEPTSLTLLPGDGRSVYR; the protein is encoded by the coding sequence ATGGCCGTGCTGGTGCTTCTGGTGCTGGTGGCCGCAGCCGGGCTGCTGCTGGCGCTGCAGCGCTTCCGCCGGCTGCGTGGTCGCCGCCGCCGTGCCGCCGTGCGGGAGCGCACCCTCTTCGATCTGCAGCTGGGCGACATCGTGCAGGCCGACGGCCGGGACTGGGTGGTGGAAGACCGCCTGCTCTACGAGGAAGAGGGATTCCAGTGGCTCGAGTACCTCCTGCGCGACGGCGACGAAGGCCGCTGGCTGGTGGTGAACGAGGACGACTGGCTGGAGGTGAGCTGGCTGGAGACGGTGCCGTTCACACCCCCTCGGCCCCTGCCCAGGCAGCTGGAGTGGGAGGGGGAGGCGCTGACGCTCCGGGAGCAGGGCCAGGCCACGGTGACCGCCCGGCTGCGCACCCTCAACAAGCGCCCCGGCCAGTGCCGCTACGCCGACTACGTGGGCAGCGGGGGCCGGATGCTCTGCGTGGAGCTCTGGGGCAGCGGCGAGGATCAGGAGGCGGAGGTGACCGCCGGCCACCGGATCGAACCCACCAGCCTCACCCTGCTGCCGGGCGACGGTCGCTCGGTGTATCGCTGA
- a CDS encoding ATP-dependent DNA ligase, which produces MRRFAALIEQLDHTSGTAAKVAVLQRWLAAEPAADAAWALHCLLGKQRRRLITARRLRQICLEQAGLPEWLFDDCYAQVGDTAETIALLWRQVGTEAGTPASAPAPVAAPAPDAPLHTWMEEVLPGVAGLEGEAQAEAVRALWSRLAGMELLVMNKLLSGGFRIGVAQGLVLLALAGMSGLEESLLAHRLMGGFTPTPAAWAGLLAAGQGDEARSSRPYPFFLASPLELPADPGAAPLAGSVDDWQIEWKWDGIRGQLIRRAGASLLWSRGEELINPAFPELIALADRLPDGTVLDGEVIVWPAEAPRPAPFAALQRRLGRRAPGPKLLGECPAVFLAYDLLEQEGRDLRPQPLRLRRAALESLQRQLPPAAGASSAGPLRLSPTLALAGWEELEALRQRARPVGAEGLMLKAAGSPYLAGRRRGHWWKHKLEPYRLDAVLLYAQAGSGRRANLFTDYTFGLWDRDGGKQDGERRLVTFAKAYSGLNDREINALDRWIRSHTTERFGPVRAVEPAQVFELAFEGLQASRRHRSGIAVRFPRISRWRQDKPAAEADTLANALALLEAEPLSDTPSDRRPAAG; this is translated from the coding sequence ATGCGCCGCTTCGCCGCGCTGATCGAGCAGCTCGACCACACCAGCGGCACCGCCGCCAAGGTGGCCGTGCTGCAGCGGTGGCTGGCCGCGGAACCGGCCGCCGATGCCGCCTGGGCCCTGCACTGCCTGCTGGGCAAGCAGCGCCGCCGGCTGATCACGGCGCGCCGTCTGCGCCAGATCTGCCTGGAGCAGGCGGGGCTGCCGGAGTGGCTGTTCGACGACTGCTACGCCCAGGTGGGCGACACGGCCGAAACCATCGCCCTGCTCTGGCGCCAGGTGGGAACGGAGGCGGGCACCCCAGCCTCTGCCCCCGCGCCCGTCGCCGCCCCAGCGCCAGACGCTCCGCTCCACACCTGGATGGAGGAGGTGCTGCCGGGCGTGGCCGGCCTGGAGGGCGAGGCCCAGGCCGAGGCGGTGCGGGCCCTCTGGAGCCGGCTCGCGGGCATGGAGCTGCTGGTGATGAACAAGCTGCTGAGCGGCGGCTTCCGGATCGGCGTGGCCCAGGGCCTGGTGCTGCTGGCCCTGGCCGGGATGAGCGGCCTGGAGGAGTCGCTGCTGGCCCACCGGCTGATGGGGGGCTTCACCCCCACCCCGGCGGCCTGGGCAGGTCTGCTGGCCGCCGGGCAGGGCGACGAGGCGCGCAGCAGCCGGCCCTATCCCTTCTTCCTGGCCTCCCCCCTGGAGCTGCCCGCCGATCCCGGCGCCGCCCCCCTGGCAGGCAGCGTGGACGACTGGCAGATCGAGTGGAAATGGGACGGCATCCGCGGCCAGCTGATCCGTCGCGCCGGCGCCAGCCTGCTCTGGAGCCGGGGAGAGGAGCTGATCAATCCCGCCTTCCCGGAGCTGATCGCCCTGGCCGACAGACTCCCCGACGGCACCGTGCTCGACGGGGAAGTGATCGTGTGGCCGGCGGAGGCGCCGCGCCCTGCCCCCTTCGCGGCCCTGCAGCGCCGCCTGGGCCGCCGCGCGCCCGGACCGAAGCTGCTCGGGGAATGTCCAGCCGTGTTCCTGGCCTATGACCTGCTGGAACAGGAGGGCCGGGACCTGCGCCCCCAGCCCCTGCGCCTGCGCCGGGCCGCCCTGGAATCGCTGCAGCGGCAGCTGCCGCCGGCGGCAGGGGCGTCCTCGGCCGGGCCCCTGCGCCTCTCCCCCACCCTCGCGCTCGCCGGCTGGGAGGAGCTCGAAGCCCTGCGCCAGCGGGCCCGCCCGGTGGGCGCCGAAGGGCTGATGCTCAAGGCCGCCGGCTCCCCCTACCTGGCCGGCCGCAGGCGGGGCCACTGGTGGAAGCACAAGCTGGAGCCCTACCGGCTCGATGCGGTGCTGCTCTATGCCCAGGCGGGCAGCGGCCGCCGCGCCAACCTCTTCACCGACTACACCTTCGGGCTATGGGATCGGGACGGCGGTAAGCAGGATGGCGAGCGTCGCCTGGTGACCTTCGCCAAGGCCTATTCCGGCCTCAACGACCGGGAGATCAACGCCCTCGACCGCTGGATCCGCAGCCACACCACCGAACGGTTCGGGCCAGTGCGGGCCGTGGAGCCCGCGCAGGTGTTCGAGCTGGCCTTCGAGGGACTGCAGGCTTCCCGGCGCCACCGGAGCGGCATCGCCGTGCGCTTCCCCCGCATCAGCCGCTGGCGCCAGGACAAGCCCGCCGCAGAGGCCGACACCCTGGCCAACGCGCTCGCGCTGCTGGAAGCCGAGCCCCTCAGCGATACACCGAGCGACCGTCGCCCGGCAGCAGGGTGA
- a CDS encoding polyamine aminopropyltransferase — translation MNPGAGTPPQDRPQAQARAQARVLTPVQVRLLLVSAALSSAVGLVLQLLLVTQASYLAGDAALATGVVVGTFLAAMGLGAWLSQFVAAGAGAQASLLRAFVLVELCLSPLCLFGPLALFSLFAADGPLWLALVLLTLAVGGLGGMELPLLTRLLEGQEQLRRALAQVLALDYLGALLGSLAFPLLLLPWLGLLPTAALLALVPLLCSGALCWGFPGLRRWRWPVAAALPLAGVAALLVAPLGDRVEDGLYDDPVIGRLQTRHQRIVLTRRRDDLRLYLDGNLQFSSLDEYRYHEALVHPAMALHGRPRRVLLLGAGDGLALREILRWPDLERVDLVELDPAMLRLARRHPLLRRLNGSSLDDPRVHVHLGDALALVPGLAGRYDVIIADFPDPATPALARLYSLGFYGRLLGRLAPGGLVVTQASTPFFTPRVLASIQATFEALGLDTRPYSVTVPSFGPWGFVLAHRPTLTLAAGDLPFQARWLDRAQLRHLFDLPRDLRPGPGERVEPNRLVRPVLVDYQRQSRWRSN, via the coding sequence GTGAACCCCGGGGCTGGGACACCCCCGCAGGACAGGCCCCAGGCGCAGGCACGGGCGCAGGCCCGGGTGCTCACCCCCGTTCAGGTGAGGCTGCTGCTGGTGAGCGCCGCCCTCTCCTCGGCCGTGGGGCTGGTGCTGCAGCTGCTGCTGGTGACCCAGGCCAGCTACCTGGCCGGCGATGCGGCCCTGGCCACCGGGGTGGTGGTGGGCACCTTCCTGGCGGCGATGGGGCTGGGGGCGTGGCTCAGCCAGTTCGTGGCGGCGGGGGCCGGAGCGCAGGCCTCCCTGCTGCGGGCCTTCGTGCTGGTGGAGCTGTGTCTGAGCCCGCTCTGCCTGTTCGGCCCGCTGGCCCTGTTCAGCCTGTTCGCCGCCGATGGACCGCTGTGGCTGGCCCTGGTGCTGCTCACCCTGGCGGTGGGGGGGCTCGGCGGCATGGAGCTCCCGCTGCTCACCCGCCTGCTGGAGGGCCAGGAGCAGCTGCGCCGGGCCCTGGCCCAGGTGCTGGCTCTCGACTACCTCGGCGCCCTGCTCGGCTCCCTCGCCTTCCCGCTGCTGCTGCTGCCCTGGCTCGGCCTGTTGCCCACCGCAGCTCTGCTGGCCCTGGTGCCCCTGCTCTGCAGCGGCGCCCTCTGCTGGGGATTCCCCGGCCTGCGCCGTTGGCGCTGGCCCGTGGCCGCGGCCCTGCCGCTGGCCGGCGTGGCGGCCCTGCTGGTGGCACCGCTGGGCGACCGGGTGGAGGACGGGCTCTACGACGATCCGGTGATCGGCCGGCTGCAGACCCGCCACCAGCGCATCGTGCTCACCCGCCGCCGGGACGATCTGCGGCTCTATCTCGATGGCAACCTGCAGTTCTCCAGCCTCGATGAATACCGCTATCACGAGGCGCTGGTGCATCCCGCCATGGCGCTGCACGGCCGGCCACGGCGCGTGCTGCTGCTGGGGGCGGGGGATGGCCTGGCGCTGCGGGAGATCCTGCGCTGGCCGGACCTGGAGCGGGTGGACCTGGTGGAACTGGATCCGGCGATGCTGCGCCTGGCCCGTCGCCACCCGCTGCTGCGACGGCTCAACGGCTCCAGCCTCGACGATCCCCGGGTGCATGTGCACCTGGGCGATGCCCTGGCCCTGGTGCCCGGCCTGGCGGGCCGCTACGACGTGATCATCGCCGACTTCCCCGATCCGGCCACCCCGGCACTGGCCAGGCTCTACAGCCTCGGCTTCTACGGCCGCCTGCTGGGGCGGCTGGCACCCGGCGGGCTGGTGGTGACCCAGGCCTCCACGCCCTTCTTCACCCCGCGGGTGCTGGCCTCGATCCAGGCTACCTTCGAGGCCCTGGGCCTCGACACCCGCCCCTACAGCGTGACGGTGCCGAGCTTCGGCCCCTGGGGCTTCGTGCTCGCCCACCGGCCCACGCTGACCCTCGCCGCCGGCGACCTGCCGTTCCAGGCCCGCTGGCTCGACCGGGCCCAGCTACGGCACCTGTTCGACCTTCCCCGGGATCTCAGGCCCGGCCCCGGGGAGCGGGTGGAGCCCAACCGGCTGGTGCGGCCCGTGCTGGTGGACTACCAGCGCCAGAGCCGCTGGCGCTCCAACTGA